The genome window AGTGTATCTATGTCTGTTCTAAATTTATCTTCGATGGCCGAAGAAGCTTGTGGCTCCCCGACCTGGCATAACTGGATGCTGTCTTCGGCAAGAGTGGTTTTAGTCGCTTCAGAATCATCAAATGCTGCATTTGTTGTGGTCACATTTTCATCGACTTGATACCTAGACTTTTCCATGATTCTTGGTGCATTTACATTTAGACTAGCCTGTAAGGAATTCAGTATCTCTTTTAGAAGTCGAATTTCCTCATCTTTCATGACATTGGCACTCTTCAGTTCCTTTACCTGTGCCATCGTCTCCAAGTGATATTCCTggttttttctctcaatctccgcaAGCCTCTGTTTGGTGTCTTTATAATTGTGAACAATAGATGTGTACTCGGCTAATAAGACCTCCTCTCCGCCTTCTAACCCATTTTGTACTGAGTTCTGCAAGTCTGGACCATCATCTGGCTGTTGAAGTTGTACACCGACATCAAAATCCTGAGTGACTTCACTTTCTCGTTGTACATCCCTCTGAAATTTCTCTAATTCATTTGCACTTTGCTCATGCGCCTGGTTTCCAGCAAGATTATGCACTGCATTTTGCATCTTAACATGGTTTTCTTCCTCGGTTTTTCCAACTGATATGTTGTCGGAAACAGTACTTCCTCCATCCTGCGACGCAGCAACGTAGTTTGCAGACTCTTGATATGTCGGTGACTGCAACTGCTCAGAAAGATCACTAAGGCTACGGCAGGCTTCTATAAATTCTTGCCGAAGAATGCCTTTCTCGTTCTGTAGACATTTCTCGAGATACTGAATTCTTTGCAATTCATCTTCTGCCTGCTTTAACTTCTCCGTTAAGCTATTTGAATTGTCAACTAAGACCATCTTGTCTTCTTCCAGGCTTCGTAGGTGCTCTTGTAGTTCATCCGTCTCTGATCTCAGTCTCTTGATCTGTGCAGTCTGTGATGAAACAGTGAGTTCTAAACTAATGACCTTATCTACGAGTTCATCAATCTTTTCTGCCAGTTCGACAACAGATGATTCAGACCTCATCTCAAAGTGTTCCTTTACTTTCTGGCACATTGATTCCAATTCCAGCTTCTCCTCTTTTAGAACGCCAAAATCTTCTGTTTCTACAATGGTGCATTCCTGCTGTATATTCTGATCAGACGACGTCTCTGTAGTCTCCACCTCTGATTcgcaacacttgcctttgagagtaATCAGCTGCAACTCAGCTTCTTTAATTCTTTCTGACTCCATTCTCGCCTCTTGAGTGGTAATCTTTTGTTGTTCTTGAAGATTAAGTAAGCTATCCTCGCAGGATTTAATGGCTGTTGCTGCCATCAACGCCCGAGCTTCATTGTCTTCGATGATAGCACTGGCACTGAAAGCGTCCTGCAGACTACAAACTTCCTCCTGCAGTTCAGCGATTTGCCTTTCGATGTCCAAGTACCGGGTTAAGGTGCTTTCGTAAGAGCTCTTGTTGAATTCCTTTTCGGTCTGCAGTACAAGGATTTCTTTCTGAAGCCTCTCTATATCTTCCTGTGCCTTCTCCTTGCTAATTTGAGAGCTTATCCTCCTATGATATTGTCGCTTCGGTGCGGTGTAGTCTTGGTTGTCTTTGTTTACTATGCTAAACTGCAGGCCTTCTGTTGGCCTACGAAATTTACTGAGATCTATTGAAGTGATCGCCTTGGGAGAGCTATCGTCCtcatcatcttgcattgcaagctCGACCTGGTCAGGAAAAACCGATGCTATGGTGTGGTTGGCCTTGTGCAGTTCTCCTGATACTCTGTCATACCTATCAGCCAAAGCTTTGTAAGCTTTATAAATCTCCTCCACGAAGTTCATCAGCTCCGGTCTTCTCCTGAAGTACAACTCTGCCTTCTTTCCAAATGTATCTGCATCCTCCTCTATGAGCTTCATCATGGAATTCACCTTCTCCTCCATCTCTACACGAGGAAATGTTCCCCAGTATATTTAGTAGTTCATAATGACAAGAAGTTATATTTAGTAGTTCATAATGACAAGAAGCTATATTTTGTAGTTCATAATGACAAGAAGCTATATTTTGTAGTTCATAATGACAAGAAGCTATATTTTGTAGTTCATAATGACAAGAAGCTAACAACTGAATGTGTCGATGTAGTGTCCATAAAAGTGCCATCAGGAAACTACTAAAGTCTACAATTAGACAGCCATCGTATCGATATGAAACAATAAATTCTGCACCCTATCATCATTAGGACTTTAAGAAACTATCTACGTTTAATGCTCCTTCCATGCACAACTTTGCAATTAGAACAAAGGGAAATGATAATAAAGACTGCAGCGACATTTATATGTGTCGAAGAAAAAAAAGCTGAACAGGAAGTTCCCCATGATTTCCTATATGCACAAGTAGATTGCAAGATGGAATTCATCATCCACGTTGTAGGATCCTAAATGTTAGATGTAAAATTTA of Musa acuminata AAA Group cultivar baxijiao chromosome BXJ2-3, Cavendish_Baxijiao_AAA, whole genome shotgun sequence contains these proteins:
- the LOC135606488 gene encoding protein NETWORKED 2D-like, with protein sequence MLQRAASNAYSWWWASHIRTKQSKWLDNSLQEMEEKVNSMMKLIEEDADTFGKKAELYFRRRPELMNFVEEIYKAYKALADRYDRVSGELHKANHTIASVFPDQVELAMQDDEDDSSPKAITSIDLSKFRRPTEGLQFSIVNKDNQDYTAPKRQYHRRISSQISKEKAQEDIERLQKEILVLQTEKEFNKSSYESTLTRYLDIERQIAELQEEVCSLQDAFSASAIIEDNEARALMAATAIKSCEDSLLNLQEQQKITTQEARMESERIKEAELQLITLKGKCCESEVETTETSSDQNIQQECTIVETEDFGVLKEEKLELESMCQKVKEHFEMRSESSVVELAEKIDELVDKVISLELTVSSQTAQIKRLRSETDELQEHLRSLEEDKMVLVDNSNSLTEKLKQAEDELQRIQYLEKCLQNEKGILRQEFIEACRSLSDLSEQLQSPTYQESANYVAASQDGGSTVSDNISVGKTEEENHVKMQNAVHNLAGNQAHEQSANELEKFQRDVQRESEVTQDFDVGVQLQQPDDGPDLQNSVQNGLEGGEEVLLAEYTSIVHNYKDTKQRLAEIERKNQEYHLETMAQVKELKSANVMKDEEIRLLKEILNSLQASLNVNAPRIMEKSRYQVDENVTTTNAAFDDSEATKTTLAEDSIQLCQVGEPQASSAIEDKFRTDIDTLLEENLDFWLRFCTSYHQIQEFQKTFKNLKSDIEKLNETRNQEGNEEDENQGTLPVDRRLRELNTELQVWLEKNAVLNGELKCRFSSLCSIQDEISRVSKANESEEVRFIPYQAAKFQGEVLSMQLENNKVAKELQAGLDYVRGLQVEISWTLSKLNKNFELAGSRYNQQNSHQHHPLRHLSTKTRVPLRTFLFGTKPKKPSIFSCMNPALHKQYNGLRSSLPR